A segment of the Ochotona princeps isolate mOchPri1 chromosome 16, mOchPri1.hap1, whole genome shotgun sequence genome:
GGCAGGttgggctaggtcacagtaccatggagtgagtgccaggactgggtgctggccaCCTGAGAGTTGGTAGCAGCCCCTGCTTATACACATGAGATCCGATGGTGGGAGCAGGGCtttaaggcacctgggaaactcttctgctgggcagctgtttccactggtgactgaatggctgggactggggcaggatGGTCTGGCAGTAGCCTAGCCTAGGCTAGGAATTTGTGGCTGCtggcagaggcttaatgtgccACTCCACCACCTGTCATCTTGTAAGGGTGCCCGAGTTGGCAGTGCTCTTCTTGGAGATCTTCACACAGGTGCCCCGTGGAAGGTTGTTGTGGCTGAGACTGTTTTAAAATCTAATATGTAACTGTTTTCAGAACACAGGGCTGTCATTTGGGTAGTGGCCCATTGGATCCATATGGGTGATGCCATTGCAGTAAGAACTCCCTTCAACCACCACTCTAGAGGTAGATCAGGGGTCAGGGGCAGGAAACGGCTCTCCAAGCCACTGGACCAAGTTCGGCCGTGGCCGTCTCCAAAGGGGGAAACCCCATGCTATTGAGCTGGTGTGTGCCCCAGGCCAGGCTATACTAAGAGGGGACATGGATACATCAACAGCAAGTCAAGAGCGTGTCCCTCACACACTTTAACGGGTGTCCTTCAACTTGAGGTGCCATGAGAGCGGAACACCAAATCCAGGATTCACTCGTTATGCTCATTCTTGGCATAGAAATTCCCGGAAAGTCAGGACACATGAACATCACCCACCGGAGGAACCCGCAGTGTGATCAGCACAGCCTGGCCACGCTACATTGTTCCAACAGGTTCAGAGGCCAGGCCAGTGgggctgctgccctctgccctccctccaaTACCCACAGAGAGACTACCCTGAGGGGGTGTCCCAACCTGCAGAACACGACGACGACGCgtaaccctgagggtggactgggaatgtgGGGCTGCTaggccccgggctgctggcccaagaaacacacggacacacatacttggtggaaaagagtgcctctgtctttatttttactcctcatatatataccttcttctctaggggaggaggagaaggggagaggtttcctggaactaattatcttcattgaaacaggggaggaactaattatttgaacaggaatgAGGGTGGAGGGtctgttctgcttgctttgcacAGGATGGACTGGTcacaatatcctgcttgctgtggccttgcttgcccaaggtaggttttgcaatgcagcaggctgtcaggtaTGCCATGTCTAAGGCccgtaagtctgtggctcctatcAAGGGGGCAGGCCGGCCTGGCACCAAGACTACCCTAGCCTCACACTGCTCCACCTCACAAGTCTGTTTGGGGTTGAGGGGTTCAGGGGTCtcttgccagcatcccttattggaACACCActtcagtcctggcttctctgccctggTCCAGCTTGTTTTAGGGGGCCTAGCAGTGCCCGGGAGGACAGCCAAGGACgtggtcctgccacccacatgggaggacctGTTGGAGCTGGCGACTCCTGGCTCAGGtctagaccagctctggctgctgtgagcatctggggagagaactggCCAacagaggctctctctctctctctctctctctctctctctctgccttttcaataaaatatttgaaaaataaatgaggcCTGATGTAGAGTGGAACCATTTATTTAAGGACttgattatttttcttgaaagtagGATAAAAGAGAATGAGGAGAGCCTCCAGCggctgagtcactccccacatggccactaTTGTCAGAGTTGctttgttctgaagccaggagttccttctgggcAGGACAAGGCAGGAGCCCAGCGCTTCGCTTCGGGAGGGAGTGGATCATAGCCCACAGGGCTCATTGACTCTAGTGGGGGTGCTCCAGGTTTGGGGTCAGCCACAGGGTGAGATAAATGTTGGAGCTTTCCCTCTGTGTGTGGAGGAGTGTCTGTGTCAGCTCACAAGGATGTCCCCTTAGAGACCCCAGCAGGGGAAGCGTGTCCTGAGGGATTACTGGGAAGGTGTCAGCTTCCTTGCCCTTGCCCCTAGGTGGGAGATTCTCTCTGGCCCCGGGGCCCCCACTCAGGCAGCAGCATGTCCACAGAGCAAGGTGTGGCTGTAACCTGGCCCGAGCGCTgtccctcttctcctctccggAGGTGTGCTCCAGGGCTGTGTGGGCTCAGGGCAGCTGCTGTCTTGCCCTCGCTGGGCCTCTGGGCCTGCGCTCTGTGGCTTGGGCGGCAGCAGCCCAGGAGGCCCAGGCCTGCATGGGACTCCAGGGCAGACTGCATGCAGCCGGCACCTTCCGGGCCGTGCCGGGGAGCCGCATCGCGCTGTGTCCTGCAGCGCAGGGCACAAACCCTGCCTACCACGGCTGAGGAGACCTCTTCCTGGCTCTTCTGATGGCATTTCTGTCCCTGCCAGTGGCCGCATCACCTGTGTGGTCATCATTCCCCTGAGGAATTGATCTCAGCCTGACTAGTTTATGAATCATTGGAGCGAAACGGAAGGGGAATTGCAAGTGGAGTGCtctgaaaaacacaaagaagagagagaggtcctAGCACTGGTCCACTCCCGCTGTCGCAGCAGTGACTAGGACGGGCGCTCGGTATAGGAATCCCGCTCAGTCACAGGATCGCTTCAGCTACCAGGACGCCTCCAGGAGGAAGCTCACctcaggagccacagctgggctggaacCCACACACTCCCGTGGGGGAGGGCACCTGGGCGTTTAAAGCGCCAGGCCCGTCGCCCTGCCCTGTGGGGTCATTCTGAGAGAGGAGTTAgagcagttagggtattctgggtcccaaagtcatcattttttctcaAACATAAAGGGGTATTTTCACCACCAcatcttggattcaccagagcacatctCTCCCGAGACAagtgcattatttttttaaagatttatttattttattacaaagtcagataaacagagaggaggagagatagacaggaagatcttcccgtaaaatgattctctccccaagtgaccgcaacaccagtgctacaccgatccgaagccaggaaccaggaacctcttccaggtctcccatgcgggtgcagggtcccaaggctttgggccgtcctcaactgccttcccaggacataagcagggagctggatgggaagtggagcagccggcacacaAACAGGCAACCATAGATTACCCTGGCTGAAGCAAAATGAGGCTTTAGCCTCAGAGTCATTGTGCCAGTCCGgttcctttctcttttaaaagattgacacattgatttgaaaggcagaaagagcaaGGACAGAGAGGTCTCCGTCTCCCATCCACTTCCATGCCTGTGCCCTAGGGCAGAGGAGATTGGCCTTggcaccctacacccatgtgggagacctgggggaggttctcggctcctgctgctgcagccatttgggagtgaaccagcaggtggaataactttctctctgtctttactttCTTCCATAAATCCAATTCTGCCACAAAGAAATTTTTTGaagttcttaaaaacaaagaaaaaggtaGGCCTgtcatgatagcttagtggctaagttgttaccttgcaaatgccagggtcCTATACGGTCCCTGCTAATAGTTgtgggggccctgcttcccagccagctgcctacctatagcctgggaaagcagtggaggacggcccacgtgggagacccggaagaagcaccaggctcctgtcttcaaattggctcagctccagccattgcagctgcttggagaacaaataaacaaacataggatctttttctctgactctcctctttatatatgagaatttctaataaaataaatcaatatatttttttaaaaaaatgaaaaaatggaatagTTTCAATGCCTTGTGAATTCAGGAAAGGCGGTATAATTCCTATTTTTAATACATATAGACTGCGATTGTGATAAAAATACACAGAGCAGAAAATTCACATTTGACAGTAGGCAACGCAAAGGAACTAGGTCCTGTCTGGTGAGGTACATTTATTACTGATTTTGCCTGAGCAGCGTCCCAGAAGTCAGCACAGACCTTGGTGTTAGAAGGCTGAGTGCCGTGGGCTTCCTCATCTGTGTCCATGCGGGAGAGGCCTCTGGGAGCACAGCCCACACCAGCCCAGCTTTCCAGAGCGGCAATGTCTCATGGCACCTGCTCACTTGTTatcttcctttaatttgtttAAGTTCTGCTTGACAAGCCGGCTTCCCCACTGAGTGTGTAGAAGCCACTGGGGCATGAGGAAAGGCATCAGGCAAACCTGGGGAGGACAGGAGCTGGGTCAGCTCTTTGTGCTGTGCCTCCTCGGCCTCTCCCATCCTCTGGACCACTCCCCTTCCACGGGGTCAGAGGACCCTGCCAGCCACCACCCGCCACCCGCCACACTGCGGCACCTGCAAGGCATGGCTCAGGCAGCCAGAGACGTCAGACGACAGGCCCAGGGTGTCCAGCGCCTCCCGGGCAAAGTCTTCAGACCGCATGATCAGAGGCCCAGGTGGGAGGTTATTGGCCATGTTTGTGGAGACAATAGCGGGACTCACGGTCTATGGCAATGGAACAGGGGAAGCCAGGGGCTGTGTTCATTCCCTGTGCCATACACCTTCCTGCCCAGACACCACAGACACTCCAATGCAACAACCCTTCCCAACACCAAGCTTCCCACATGACACAGAGCCTGTGGGAATCCCCTGGGAACCCCTTTCTCCTTCACCCCCTCACACCCCTTCCTTCTGAgagccccccccacccctccaagtCCGCACCTGCACGGTGATGCCATAGGGGCGGTACTCTGTGGCCAAGGCGTTGGAGAAGCTTCGCACGAAGGCCTGAGGAGGAGGACAGGGAcggtgccaggagccagagccacccCCAGGGCAGGACAGGGATGGCCTgccagcccaccctggccctAGCCCTGCCTGCTCCTAGGACACACTGTGACTACCAAGGCCAGCACCTCACCTGCTTGCCTGAGGCCCCTGTGTCCCACACCTCCACTCCTCCTTGCACCTGCTCTCAGCCCCAGCAGGACCCGCTCCCAGTCCAGGCCTTCCCAGCACCCCAGTCACCTCTTCTCTTTCATTACATTAAGAAAACCCAGGCTGGGCCTCACATGCGCACCTTGGACGCAGCATACATGTTCAAGAATGGGACACTCCATAAGCTGGTCATCGAGGAGACGTTGATGATGACGCCTCTGCGCCTGCATGGGGAGTAGCAGCCagtggggacaggggcagggtggcACACAGggtggcacagcacacagggggtCAACCTGTGCGTTGGGGCTGGGACATAGCCCAGGAAAGGTGCTCATTCCTACCTGGTGACCATGCTGGGCAGGACGACGCGGGTCATCTGTGGACAAGGGCAGCAGAGGCTTGTCCCGGCCCAAaggccccagccctcctccccagccctctgcCCCGCTTGGTGCCCGGGCCCGGCCCCCTTACCTGGACCACTGACATGATGTTGCAGTTCACCAGGTCTGTCATGCTCTGAagtagaagagaggagaggagagcaggtcACCCCTCCCCGCGCAGGCCCCCGGGCTCCCGCCTGTGCTCAGACTGGCCTCAAGCAGCTACTGCAACAGCCTGCACCCATGTCCCGTCAAAGAGCACCCACTGGGACAGAAGGCGCACACGCCTGCTCACCCtcagctcccctgctggaaccttccccttcctggctccttgcccaTGAGCGAGCCTCACAAACACTTAGGAAACAATGGAACTGAAAGAGGAGCTTCCTTGGGTACACATAATTACAAAAAGGCAAACACAATTTCTCCGCAATGCACCTTTCTCAGGCACTGGCATTTTTATGCTGTGTGTTTATTTCTCCCTGTACGGCACAGCTTCAGATCGAAAGGGCGACAGGAAaagagaccctgcatccactggctcactccccaaatggccacagcaggatgcaagtggaacagccgggatgcAAACAGGTGCCCTAATGGGAAGCCGTGCTGGCAAGGGGAGGATCAGCACATTGctcagccaagagcttcttctgggtctcccacgcaggtgcagggtccttccctgttacccaggccacaagcagggagctggatgccaagtggagctgccgggacacgaaccggcgcacCTGTGGAAGCCCGGCTGATCccaggcaaggattgagccactaggctgttggCCAGCGCACTCAAAATAGACATGTTTCAACAAGAATTTACATGTGCCGGGCCCAGTGGCCACACTGCAAATCCTCCCCTTTACAAGCACCAGATTCCCCAGCAGCGCCTTccatgtctctcctctttctggaaCCTGCCTTTCAAACGTCAATCAATCAACCTTTACCAGCCAAGGTGTTTCTCGCAGTACTGGGGCAGGAGCTCCAGGAGGGCCCTCCTCCTGGGCAGCCATCCATGAGGTGCAACCAGCTGTTGGGATCAATGCTGGCAGGACTCTGGGGTCCCACTGGACACTTACAGGCCTCAGGGCTCCCCGCTGCAGGGCAATGTACTACAACAGCTTCCAATGTAAACACAGGAAATGCACCCCCATGgagctgcctagggacaccctgGGAAGTGGCAAATGCCAGCTCAGGTGCTTGAGGCCCCGctgccatgtgggggacctgaggGTGCTCCTGGCTCAGGACTGCAGCCTAGCTGGCCATGGTGTGGCCAGCCACCCtgtgggcagagcctggcacctcaGACAcctctgtcccactgtccctccttctctgtcacactgccttcctAACAAAAGATAACTTCTTACAAAGAGACGAGCACAGCCACTAGCTCAgaaggcccagccctgactctcccATACACAAGTGAATTCTGTTTGCACAGGAGCCACGAAAAGACAGTGCTGGGCAGAGTGCTGAGTGTCCACACAGAGAAGCAGGCAGGTGACCCCGGGCCAAACACATCCCAAGGAGCACGGAACAGCCACATGCTCTAGAAGGAAggactgatttcccagggcaGAATTGTGTTAAAAAGTAATAGTGTACAAGCAGAAAAGCAAtcgagaaagacagagagagatgctaTGACTGCTCTGTGCCTGCAGTCCCAGCAGTGGTCAGCATGGGGCGCTGAGAGCAGGAATCCCACGCAGGGGGCAGGACCCCTTGAGCCAAACTGCTCCCTCTCAGGCTGCCATTAGCAGGTAGTGTGTGGgggtcagcaggcagagctgggccagaaccCACGCACTCCCATCGTTGGGAGGACGTGGGCGTCTGATTCGCCAGGCCCGTCGCCCTGCCCCGTGGGGTCGTCCTGTAAAGCCGGCAACGCAGGGCAGGGAAGGTCGTGAAGGGCTGCcatgggcagtgggcagcaggacAGCAGGTACCTGCCAGCAGCCGCGAGGCGCGCGCGTTCCGACAGAGGGCAGCACAGAGTCGGCGAGCAGAGCAGGCCGCCCAGTAAAGCTTCACTTACTTGTCCAGGGTTCTCGCACTccagggtcctcttcaacttgcTGTCCCGGTAAAGCATGCCTACGTTGTTCACTAGGCGGGAGAGCACAGAGGGGTCAGTGGACAGCTCGGGAGGCCGCGGGCAGGGGAGCGGGCAGGGGAGGGCGAGCTGGCCTGGCTGCGCACCCAGGACTCCTATGTCCAGGTCCTGCAGTCCCGCCGCGATGTCCGTGTAGATCTCTGGGCCCCGGGTGAAGTCAGCCTGGATGACTCGAGTCTGCCGGCCATGCAGCCGCTCTGGCAAGGGGAAAGCGAGCAGGCCAGGCCCTCAGCTGGCCACAGCCTGCACACTGGCCCGCTGgcctccagccctgccctggctttgAGGAGCCCCTGGCTCTCACCGATGTCCTTGGCTTCCTGCTCCAACTTGCTCAGGCTCCGACTGATGAGCACCACGTTGAGACCTCTCCTGGCCAGCTGTGCAGGGGTACAGGGAGCAGGGTCACCCACTTACTCCTCCTGCCTGCGGGGCCACCACGATCCAGGCTCCCGCAGCAGAGGGGAGTGCAGGGTGAGGCAGCAGCCAGAGGGACAGCTGCAGGAGGGCAGCCCATGGCCCTGAGCCGCAGCCCCAGGACAGCAGGGCTCCTGACACTGTGAGCTCAGAGGGGACCCGCCCTGCCATCCCAGACAAGGCTTTCTCAGGGAGGGAAAgcaatgagaggcagagagaggcagagagaggcaagaGGAGAGCTAGCTTGTATCTTGTATCTTGTGCTTCCCTCCTccatggccaggagcctgggctgggccaggcaggaccagagccaggagtccctcctgctctccccacTGGTGCCCCAGGCCATCcaccctgcctccccaggggcattagcagggagctggatggggaaggggGAGGTGGGTCTAGAAGACAAGGGGCGTTTCCACTTGGAatgtggtgtcacaggtggcaggtgAACTAGCTGCACTCACTGCCAGCCCCAAGCCCTTGCTCCTTCGGGGTAGCCTGGGGACGAGGGACAGGACACAGTGCTCACCCCTGCATCACCCTCCACTCAGTGGCCACTGGTCCCTCTCACAGCACCACCAGTCCTCGCTCTGCTGCTTGGGACGTGCGGTGACAGTGGTTGTGAGCTGGCTAGGTAAGGCATGCCCCACGCGCCCTCGTTCCAAatagagagcctgggttcaaggcccagctcggCTCccgtgtccagctccctgttcctgcacatccaggcaggcagcaggtggtggagcaGCTTCCCTTCCCCTGAGGGTGACGTGTCCTGGAATCAAGTGTCTGTCAGCTTGGCTCAGAGGAGATGCTGGCAGTGTGGCAAGTCTTATGGTTTcagacactctctctctcatccatTTCACAAACACTCAGCTTGGCACCTGCCATGTGGGCTGCCCCCGGGACACTTGGCACTGCCCACGATCCTGGAATTAGCCAGTCTTTTCCTGATGCACCTTCTCCGCAAGCTCTCTGAAGTCTCTGGGTTGGCATAGATTGCTAACACTCTGGACACTGAAATTAACCAacctttccatttcattttccatccagcctTGGAGgaccctctctctctcagcctgtgAGTCTCACAGGTAATACACCTGAGCCTAAGCACATGGTGGCACGAGTCCTGGGGCCTGCCACCCCCATAGTGCTCCTGGGGCACGTCGggactcctggctgtggtctgacttgctggcatttagagagtggatcagcaggtggaaggtgtcTCACTCTCTGTCCATCTTCGAAGTAACTGAGGGCAGGcaattcaaaataaatgcataatcAATTCAGAGTTTGAACTCTGGGAGTAGaatggtgggtgctggggctgcaggatggGCAGTAGTACTCAGGAGAGATGTGGGTCAAAGGTTAGAGAATTGCGGGGGACCAATCAATTCAAGCGCTCTGTCGTCTGTACCACATGGTGACTGCAGCTAGTCGCAGTGCTCCAGGAGCTTCAAAATGGTTAGTTGGAACTTGTGCAGTCACCTTCAGCTGCCACCTGTCATGCTGGTGTCCCTGGGGGCACTGGttcgattcccagctgctccacatctgacccagctcctgcctgttgtccctggaaagcagcggaagatggcccaagtgctggggcctctgcacccgatgcgggagactgagatgaagctcctggctcgtggctttgtcctggctcagcctcagccacttAGGCGttgtggaagtgaaccagtggatgcaagatctctttctataatttgacttccaaataaataaataaatgtttttagaaacATGTACTTATTTTGTATGAAATGCAAGGGTCCgagatcgtccatctgttgatttatttttcaaatgcccATAGAAGCTGGTTTGGGGCTTGGCCGAACCACATGGCTGGCAGTGACCCAGCACCTTGAGGCTGACACTGCCTGCAGGCAGTTCCTCGAagcaggagtcaagagccagatGCTTGGCTTGTgcactcacacatggctcatggGCACCTCACCTGGCATGTCAGCGGCCCGGGCAGAGGAGTGGGCACAGCATAGGTGAGAGGGTTGAGTGGGAGACCAGGGGAGCAccatgggaagacagcagaggcctGGCCCTTGCGAAGAGCAGATCATGCCAGGCTCGCATCCAGCGGGACAACCTCGGACACAGCCTGCAGGAGCCTGccatcccacacacacccagGACGCCCAGCTGGCTCACCTCGTGTGCATAGGCCTTGCCAATGCCTCCGGTGGCTCCAGTGACCACTGGAGGGGAGAGAAGATAAGCAGGCGGGCAAAGTCCAGcattcctcccaccccacccccagcctggcctgtaaaccctcctgcctctccaccctccctcctgcccctaaaccctccctcctgcccctccaccctccctcctgcccctccagctttcctgagagctgccttccctcctcctgccctcagcAGCCTCCACCTGACTGCTCCCTcacccctgctccctcccctgcACAGGGGCCATCTCCCAGCCTTCACCTCTTCTCCCAGGAGTCTCCCCACCATGTCCCATTCAGGGCCCCTCACCTGCCTCCTGTCCTCACTCCTGTGTCCTCACACCCCCGGGCTTGGGCAGTACCCTCACTCTCACCTGCCCAGGCTCCCTGTGCCCGAAGCCACGGGGCACCACGGCGAACCTGGGGCAGCAGGTAGACGTACACTCCACGGGCCACCGCCCACATGGcttgcagcagcagccacacgCAGGTGACGGCCCCCAGCGCGCTCAGCACATCCCACCTGGACTCCATGGCGGCCAGCACCAGACCTGAACTGGAGCGGGGGACACGCGGGCAGCAGGGGTTTTTCTGGGACTGGTCTTGCCTCCAGCTTCCAGCCCCACCCTGGGCTCTATTGGCACCAGCTGACCACGCCCACCTGTCCCAGCTACACCCCCTACAATAATGCAAATTATGTGTTCAAGTGCAAAcacaatttgttttttcttgggATTAGGGATGACCTTTGTATCAAATCATTGCTGTGACAACCAGAACAGTTCAGCCATTCCAAATCATGTCATCCAGCTGCATTGGTGCAGGACCGCTCTTATGCAACCATTCTCACTGTCCCAGCCCAAAAGCCTCTGGTCACCCATCACATGCTTTTTGCTAAACGGTGAACCTTCTGATCCTGTCGCAGGCGCGACCCGGGCTGTGTGAGAAGAGTGCCAGCCGTAGCTCTCTCTGGTTAGGCTTGGGTGTCGGGCAAGCTAGGCATGGCAGCTCCACCAGCTAGCTAGTGTGTGGGTTGTTTCTGGATTGGTGCAGACAGGGCATGGCCAGGCC
Coding sequences within it:
- the LOC105942487 gene encoding very-long-chain 3-oxoacyl-CoA reductase-B-like, whose amino-acid sequence is MTDLVNCNIMSVVQMTRVVLPSMVTRRRGVIINVSSMTSLWSVPFLNMYAASKAFVRSFSNALATEYRPYGITVQTVSPAIVSTNMANNLPPGPLIMRSEDFAREALDTLGLSSDVSGCLSHALQVCLMPFLMPQWLLHTQWGSRLVKQNLNKLKEDNK
- the LOC131482163 gene encoding very-long-chain 3-oxoacyl-CoA reductase-like yields the protein MESRWDVLSALGAVTCVWLLLQAMWAVARGVYVYLLPQVRRGAPWLRAQGAWAVVTGATGGIGKAYAHELARRGLNVVLISRSLSKLEQEAKDIERLHGRQTRVIQADFTRGPEIYTDIAAGLQDLDIGVLGAQPGQLALPCPLPCPRPPELSTDPSVLSRLVNNVGMLYRDSKLKRTLECENPGQDDPTGQGDGPGESDAHVLPTMGWVLFDGTWVQAVAVAA